From Pedobacter aquae:
AATATGCCAATAATAAAAAGCTCTTAAAAAGCGTAGCTCGCCCTCTCTTCTGTTTTTTTCGGTCTGGTTGGTGAAGCCAGCATTGTTAATCCGGTTTATGCCGGCATTACATATATTAATGGCTTTCCATAAGTCTCGCCATACGGCTCTTACAGGGTTTCCTTGTAAGGGTGTTAAGCCTGCATACTGTGATAATTGCCCTGCGTAAGTATTTTTATCTCGGTTAAACCATATATCAGTGCCAGATTCTGACATGAAAATACCATCTTCTCTGCCATACCAGGCTCTTTGTTCTGAGTAAGCTGCATTTACATTGGTAACAAAGCCTTCTGGGGTAGACCATACAGCATCTGCAGTTGCGCCAGAGGGATTATATTCTTCTAGTTTATTACAAGATATGCTTAAAGTAATACTTGCTGCTAAACAGCTTAATGTTAAATATCTTTTAGTTCTCATCTTTTTCCTGTTTATCATTAAAAACCAACATTTAAACCAAATACAAAAGTTCTGCTTAGTGGGCTGTTTTCTGCACCGCCACGCTCTGGATCATAATTTCTTATCAGCGGACTTCGAGCTACAGTAAGCAAGTTGTTTGCGGTAGCATAAACCCTAACACGGTTGTAAAAAGATGCTCCAGATTTTATTTTAGGTAAAGTATAGCCTAACGTTAAATTTTTAAGCTTGAAAAAAGAGCCATCAACAAAATTTAAAGCTTGGTAGCCGGTATAGCCCGGATATGAGCTTAGCGTGGTCCCTCTTCTTGGCCTAGGAAAATCATTAGTAGGGTTTTCTGGTGTCCAATAGTCTAATATTTCTGGTCCGTTTCCTGTCCCACCTGGGTTAAACCTGCCTAAAAACTCAGCATCTATAGTTTGACCATAACGGGCAATTAAGAAAACTCCTAAATCAAAGTTTTTGTAGGTGAAATTATTTTGTAAACCTGCTATCCAATTTGGTACTGTAGACCCTACATAAGTTAAATCAGAAGCATTAATTAAAAAATCACCGTTAATATCTCTAACTTTTATATCTCCCGGCTGGAAGGTATGGTTACCAACTTTATATAAAGCTGCTTCTGCTGCTTCATCTAATTGCCAGATACCTTGTTTATCAAAAGTATAAAATGAGGTGATTGGACGACCAAGTAGTAAAGAGCTTCTTTCAAAACCACTGCTAGGGAAAATATCTCTACCATCAATCAATTCAGTAATTTTCTCTCTTTTTCTATTATAAGTAAGCGTAGAAGACCACGTGAAATTTTTAGTTTGGATATTTCTACTGGTAATTTCTAGCTCAATACCATTGTTTTTAGTACTCGCAATATTTTGGGTAACATCAATCATCCCGGTAGAGAGTGGCAAAGTTCTGCTTAATAAAATGTCTGATGTACGAGCCTCATACCATTGAACGGAACCACTGATACGGTTATTAAAGAAGCCGAAATCCAAGCCAATATCTAAAGAAGCTGTTTTTTCCCAACCTAGATTAGTGTTGCCTACAGTACCCTGAAGATGAATGAATTTACAGGAACATCACCAAAACTCATATTAGATGCAGAGTTTAATGTGTTTTGTGTGCTATAAACTCCAATATTATAATTTCCACTTACGCCATAACTAGCTCTTAGTTTAAGATTATTTACCTGGCGGATGTTTTTCATGAAAGATTCCTCAAAAATATTCCATCCTATAGCTGCTGACGGGAAGAAATCCCATTTATTTCCCGGTGATAATCTGGAAGCGCCATCATACCTGCCTGATGCAGTAAATAAATATTTGCCTTTGTAACTATAATTAATCCTAGCAGCATAAGCCATATTGCTCCAACCTTCGTAAGCAGAACCTATGGACCTTGTGATAGAAGTGCTAGAAGAATTTAAATCATAAAAAAGCTGTGAGGCTAATATTTGCCCTTGTCCAGAAGCAGATAAACGATCTACATCACTTTGCTGATAACTAGTAATACCCGTTAAAACCAAATTATGGTCATTGATATTTTTGGTATAGGTTAAGATATTATCCCAGTTGATGTAACGGTTAAACGCCGTGTTTTGCGATGCCACAGAAATGCGTGGTCCGTTTTGTGCTAAAGATGTTCTATCGTTAAAAATACCTTGTCTAGAGTTATTAAAATTAGTACCAATATTAGACCTGAAATTTAATCCCTTTAAAGGAGAAACTGATACATATGCATTAGCTACAATGTTATTTCTAAGATTATTGTTTCTAGCAATAAACTCACTACGCTCATCAGCAAGCGGACTTATCGTTGTTCCATCTGGTAAAGGAAATAACCTTATAGTACCATCCTCATTAAATGGAGTACCTAAAGGGCTAATTTGTGTGGCTTGCCCTAATGGATTTTGACGGTTATTAGTTGCTGAGTAAACAATTTGTGTATTAAAACCCACTTTCATCCAATTATTAACCGTTTGGTCTAAATTTAACCTCATGTTGTAGCGGTTAAAATCATTCCCTCTTAACATGCCATCTTCTTTAAAATATCCGGCAGAACCAAATACAGATGTTTTCTCTGAACCTCCGGTGATAGAAACATTGTGACTTTGTTGTGAGCCGTCTCTAATCACTAAATCCATCCAGTCTACAAACTCTCCTGCTTGTACAGCATCTAATTCGCCCGGACCATCAAAAATAAGCTGATCATCTGTCATACCAATAGTTCTTGCGGCTTCGCGTCTAAGTTTCACATAACTTTCGCCAGTTCTTGATGCAGGAAAATCGTAAGTATTGATACCATAGTAGGCATCATAATTAACTTTAACTTTTCCGGCCGTTCCCTTTTTTGTGGTCACGATAATTACACCATTTGCACCTTGTGCACCATAAATAGCAGTTGAAGATGCGTCTTTTAACACTTCTATAGACTCAATATCATTAGGATTGATAGCATCAATACTATTTCCTTGAAAACCGTCTACAATTATAAGAGGACCATTTCTATTGCTGATATCGTCTCTATTACTGGTTATAGATCTGTTACCTCTAATCACAATGTTAGAGTTGCCTCCAGCAGCACCAGTATTTCTAACAATATCGGCCCCAGCCACTCTACCTTGTAAAGCTTCAATAGCATTATGGGTTGGTGTTCTTACAATATCTTCTGCTTTTACAGATGATACAGACCCTGTTAAATCTCTTTTTCTTACAGTTCCGTAACCAATTACAACAACTTCGTCAAGTTCAGAAGCATCGGCGGCTAAAACAATATTTACCGTAGTTTGTCCACTGTTAACAGTAATTTCTTGTTGTTTAAAACCTAAATAAGTGACCACTAATGTTGTAGCCTGTTGACCCTGAATATTGATACTAAATTTACCATCTATATTAGTTAAAGTACCATTGGTAGTCCCTTTAATGGTAACCGAAGCACCTGGTAAGGGCAAACCTTGCGCATCCACGATGGTTCCGTTAACCACATAATCAACCGCGGCGATAGATGCAGGTTTTATCACAATCATATCGTCTATCAAATCAAAAACCAAGGCTTGGTTTTGTAAGACTTGTTTCATTACTGTTTTGATATCGGCATTTTCTGCGATAACTTTTATTTTTTGTTAAGGTTAACCTGGTCTTGCCTAAAGAAAATACTGTATTTACTTTCTTTTTCAATTTTCTGAAACATCTGTTTAACAGTAATATCTATTTCATTGAGGTTAAAACTTTGAGAATACACCGCAGCATGTAGCTGCATGATACCCGCAAATACTAAAATGGTCATTAGCTTCATAGCGATAAGCATTTTTAGCCAATAAGAGTTGGCAAATAGAATTTTTCTATTTAAAAAAGTCATAATTTTGGTTTATTAGTTAATACTAGGCTTCCCCAAGCTTATAGGGTATTAGCTATATTCATTTGATTACCGGGATGTTACAAGCGTCCCGGTTTTTTATGTTCTATGTCTCTCTTCTATTTCATAAATCAGGGTTTAGGTTTTTGATGATACAATTGGTTAGTATTTTTCACAATAATGCGCTTTTCTTGAAGCGTATAGGTTATAGGGGTAGTTTCTTTGATGATTTGCAAAACAGTAAAAACATCGGCACTAGGTTTAAAAGTACCTGTGTAATAATAGCTCCCTAATTCTGGGTCTTCCAAAACAATTTCCACATTAAATCTTCTTTCTAAAGTGTTGATGATTTCTTGAAAACTGTTGTTCTCAAACATCAAAAGGTTGTTTTGCCAGCCATTGTATTCTTCTAGGTAAGCAGGTTTAACATCAGTAATCATTAAAGGCGTATGAACTTTTTTGGCTTGATGTAACTCACTTTGCTTCTTAAGATTTATTTTTAAAAGTTGGTTGGCATTGATGAATACCTTACCTTCTTCACCATCCTGTTGATTGAGTTTCCCTTCTACAGAAATCTTACCTTCTTTAACTGCGGTTTCAAAAATACCGTCTTCCTGATAAGCTTTTACATTAAAAGCTGTCCCAATATCTCTTACCGTAAAACCTGCCGCATGTATGATAAAAGGAATATCTGTTTTACTTTTGGCGATGTCAAAAAAAGCCTCCCCATCTAGGAAGACCGTTCTTTCTGTTGAGCCAAAATCTTTATTATAGCTGAGTTTTGTACCTGCATTTAGGATGACTAAAGTACCATCAGGCAACGTAATTTTTTGTGTTTTTCCACGTGGAACACTAAGCTCCTGATAAGCTATTTTAATATTTCTTTGCTGATAGATATAAGCAGACAGCGTAATAGCACATAACAAAAATATACTAGCAGCGTATTTTAGCCATGTATAAGATGTTTTTACTGGTATATTTTCTTCTACAAACCTATCGTAGGCTTTATGGGTATCTATTATGGTGTACTGTTGCGCTAATTGTTGGTGCCAATTTTCATAAAGCCTTGCAAAAGCTTTTTCTTGAGCCTCGTTTTCAGCAATCCATTGTTTTGCCAAATGCTTTTCTTCATCAGAAGCATTACCTGCAATGTATTTAATTAATATTCCTTTGATGCGATTTTCCATCCCTTATAATATGATATACAACTGTAAAAGACTTTACCCCCAAAGTGGGGATTCATTTTTTCTAGAAAAAAAATAAGGCAATGAAAGAAAGTAAGTGCTGTAGCTTAAAACGAAGTTTTTCAAGAGCAATAGTCATTTGTCTTTCTACCGTTTTAGGAGAAATATGAAGTTGTTGGGCTATCTCTTTATTCCTGAGTTCTTCAAACCGGCTAAGCTTAAAAACCTCTTTACATCTTTGAGGCAGGTTTTCTATAGCTTCTTTGATATAATATTCAAATTCTTTATAGCAGACAGGATTTTCTTCGAAAGCGGGTGTTTCAGAAAGTAAATTATTTTTTTGTAGATAGCTTACATATTCATTTTCTATCTTTTTATGTTTCAAGTAATTAAAAGCCCTGTTTTGTACCATTTTATACAAATAACCCTTAAAATCTGCATCAAATTGGTACTGCTCTTTACGCTCCCACAAAAAGCTAAAAGCATCAGAAACTATTTCTTCTGCCGCATGCAAATCGTTCACATACCTATTGGCAAAAAAGATAAGCTTAGCATAATAAGCTTTAAAAATAGCTTCAAAACCATTTGCAGTTTGCATAGTGTTAGTTAAACAAAATTCTATTTTTTCTAGGGCGATTTCTTACAGCTAAATGCTTCTTTAGCTTAAAAAAATCTTAATTGGCTTTTTACCATCAGTAAAAAATTAAAGTTATTGCTAGCTATAATAATATTTCTGTATTATCCTTTCAGAAGTTTATAGGATTTTAGCAATTGTTAATGGTAGAGCTAAATCGAAAAATTAAAGAGAACCAAACCCTAGTATTTAGCAACAGAATTGAAAATCTTTACGTAATTTTCTACAAATCATTCATCATGAATAAGAAAATTAACTACCGTAGCATCCTCGAAACCAGTGATGGCAATCTTACTAAACTGCATAATATTGTTTTAAAGGCATTAGAGGAAGAAGAATTGATATCTGAAAAATTAAAAAACAATCAGGATTTAAGTTTGGGAGAAAAAATGGCCGACGGTGTAGCTTCCTTTGGTGGTAGTTGGCGATTTATCATCCTCTTTAGCGTCATAATATTTGTTTGGATTGCTATAAATACCTTCTGGTTTCATAACCGAGGTTTTGACCCTTATCCCTTTATTTTATTAAACTTGATGCTTTCTTGTATTGCGGCCTTACAAGCGCCTATCATCATGATGAGCCAAAACAGAAAAGAAGAACGAGACAGACTAAGAGCCGAACAAGATTATATGGTGAATCTTAAAGCAGAAATTGAAATCAGAACGCTACATGATAAAATAGATTTATTGATTACCGAGCAAATGAAAAACCTATTCGACATCCAAAAGGTACAAATGGAAAGTATGGATAAACTGAGCAAAACGCTACATGAGCATCTTAAAAAATAATCCACGGACCCTATATTTAAGGCAAGACGCTATAAAAGCTAAAGCTTCATCAAAAATCCCAAAAACAAAAAAGGAGCATTCTAAAAAAATGCTCCTTTTTCTATAATCCTTTTTAAGGAAATATTAGTCTCTTCTGCCGAATAGCATCATTGCATAATACATTAAAGTAGCTAATGATGATAATGCCGCAACAACATAAGTCATGGCTGCCCACCATAAAGCGTTTTTAGCTTGGTCATGCTCTACGCTAGTTTGCATAATGCCTTTATTAGTTTGTAACCAAACTAATGCTCTTTTACTAGCATCAAACTCTACAGGTAAAGTAACAAAACTAAATACCGTTAAAATGGCTAAAGCACCTACGCCAACAGCTAAAACAATTGGGTTGTTACCAAAAGCCATCAGCATAACACCAATTAATAATACCCATTGTACCAGATTAGAAGCTACACTTACCACGGGCACCATAGCAGACCTAAATTGCAGCCAGCTATAAGCTCGGGCATGTTGCACAGCGTGGCCACACTCGTGTGCTGCTACTGCTGCTGCTGCAATGCTTCTACCGTGGTAAACATCCGGAGAAAGGTTTACAGTTCTATCTGCCGGGTTATAATGGTCTGTTAACTGGCCGTCAACAGATATAATTTCTACATCGTTTATACCGTGGTCTGCAAGCATTTTCCTAGCTATCTCGGCTCCGCTTAAGGCAGAACTCAAAGCAATTTCTGAGTATTGTTTAAACTTGCTTTTAAATCTCCATTGTACTATAAAACTTATAATAGCAATGCCTATAAAAAGTATTAATCCCATTTTCTATATATTTTGGTTTAAATTAATCAAATTGTATTCCTAAACAACATTAGAAATGTTTTTATTACAAAACGCTGAATTTTTATATTTGTTCTGCTCTAAATACCGTCAAAATTGTCTTATACTGTTAATAGAAGCAAGAAAATACCTGCCACTTTAACAGTCGGCGTCTTCTATATGCCTTTCCATGATATAATCATTCAGTATAAAATCATAATATGGAATATCTACTTCTTCGGCAATTTGAAAGCCTAGCCTTTGGTAAAAATGTAAAGCAGGATTATTTCTATTTACGTTTAAACGTAATAAAGTAGCCCCATGCACAAAAGCCTCTGCGCCAATATAATTCATGATTTGTTTGCCGGCGCCCATCCCCTGTAAAGCTGGTAAAATATACAATTTATGGATTTTACAAACCGTCTGCGAAAAAGAATAACTGCTAAATCCTACTGCTTTTTCATCCTGATAAAGGAGAATAAAAGAATGCCCTTCGGCCATTTGAGCTTTTAAAGCGTCTAATTGGTAAATCTGCGTAAGCATAAAGCTAATTTGCGCCTCACTGATATAAGCCTTATAAGTTGGCCACCAAATGTCTTGAGCCAGCTGTTGTATAAGAGGTAAATCTTGTAAAGCTGCTTTTCTAATTTCCATTATAAATCTTCAGCAATAAATATAAAAGGTTGTTGAAAAGATAAGCTATAAAAGCCATCTTTCTCTGTTTGATAATGGTTATTTGCTATCAAATTTAAACCTTTTGTGCTTAATTGCACAGCTTCCTGCAAAATGTAAATATTTTCTTGGGCTGGCTTCCACTTGCTAAACTCGGGTTTCACGGGGAAAATCTTTTTACCATCAGCAAAAACTACCAAGTCTAAATAATCAACAAAGAACAAATAATCTTTAGCTAAAAAGGTATCGGTAATGATATTTACCGATGGATATTCATGAGCCACCAGATATTTTAATACGGCTGTAGTCACATCATCATCGCCGCAAGGAATAATTTTTATATGCTCTTGAAGCGCAAAAGAAACATCTTCTTTGCTTACCACAACATCTATTTTAATTCCTAAAGAAACCACATGGTCATAAATGGGGGCATGTACAATAACGGTTGGAGACCATTCTAACAACTGCCCCAAATATTCCTCATCAAAGCCACTCATGTTTAAAATAAACAAGGCTGGTTCTTGCTTTTCGCGGATGATATGATGAGAAGACATATATTAATGTAATAGGTTATAAAATTGTTTAAAGGCTTCTGCCTGATGTGCTGCTTTATTGACTGCTGCAGATACCGCAACACCTTTAATGCCAGTTTTTAGCAAATCTGCTACATCATTTAAACCGACTCCTCCTGCTGCAATCAGAGGAAAATCAATTCCGGCTTGCTTTAAAGCGGCAACAGCTTCTGCATAACCTTGTATACCCCAATGTTGGCAATTATTGGGTTTAGTTTTGGTATGGCCAAAAGGACCACAGCCTATATAATCTGCCCCGTTTTGGATATGTTTAAGGATGGTAGCTAAATCATTGGCAGATGCGCCTAAGGTTTTATCATCACCAATTTGTGCTCTTACCAGAGAAATATCAGCATCCATATCTTCGATATGAACACCTTGTATATCTGCCTGATGCACTAAGTGAATATGGTTGGTAACGATTAAAGTTGTGCCCCAATCATCACAAATACTAGCTATTGGGTGGATTTCTGCCAGCATCTCCTCATCAGATTTAGATAAACAACGGTATTGTACCCATTTTGCACCTTGCGAACAGGCTATTTCTACCTGCGCTATATGGCTGATATGAGGTAAATCTTGTGTTAAATAATGAAAGGTATCAACAAATTTCTTCATGTTATTTTAAAGCTTCGGTAACCACATCTCCAATATTACCATTAGGTTCTTGTATGCGTAGTAAAGCAGACAGGGTAGGCGCAATATCGCTCATAGAAACCGTTCTGTTGCTGATGCCTTGTTTAATGCCCCATCCCATAAAAACCATTGGGATATGCGTATCATAAGGGTTCCAAACACCATGCGATGTTCCGGTTATGCCATAGCCTTGAAACCACGCTGGGTCTAATACAATTTGTAACTCGCCACTTCTTTTGATATGATAAGCGTTGATGATTTTCTCTCGCAACTTAGCTGGTACAGCGCCTTCGTTAACATTGGATAAATCGACCACAAAAGATACACCTTCTTGCTTTTTAAGGAAATTGATACAGTCTTTTTTAAGGTCGTCTATATCAATTTTACTAGCCTCAATAGCTTGGTAATTAAAGTTAACTTGATAATTGGTAATGGCTCTTATCAAACCTTTAGCTTGGTATTTGTTTAACAAAAGCTCGTTCAACTGCTTGCTGATGTTTTTGGTATTGAAATAGCCTGCGTTAATCTTGTTATCAATTAAAAAATTAGGATTATGCGCAGCGCCATGATCTGCACTTAAGAAAAAAGTATAATTTCCTTTGCCTACGGTATTATCCAAATAAGTCAAAAACACTGCTAAATCTTTATCTAACCTTAAATAAGTGTCTTCTATTTCTATCGAGTTTGGTCCAAACTGATGACCAATATAATCTGTACTGGATAAGCTTACGGCTAATAAATCGGTAATGTCATCGGCGCCAAGCTTTTCTTCTTTTATGGTAGCTTTTGCAAAATCTAAAGTTAAGGTATTGGCAAAAGGCGTATTTCTGATGGTGTTAAAATCAGATCCTTTTATTTGAGGTATCTGATGCGGAAAAACTGGTTTTGCTTCGCCCTTAAATTTACCTTCATACTTATTATCATCTACACTGCTTTGTACATAAGTGTTAATTGGATAAAGGGTATTCCAATCTTGTGTTAAGTATTTATCTACCAATTTTTGGCTGTTAAAAGTTTTTACCCACGCTGGTAAATCTTGCATATAATAGGTAGAACTTATCCAAGAGCCAGTTAAATCATCAAACCAATAAGCGGCATTGGCGCTATGACCTGCTGGAAGAATTCCTCCTCTATCTTTTAAAGCGATGCCAATAACTTTAGATCTGAAATTGGTAGCTAGTTTTAATTCATCACCAATGGTAGAACTTAACAGGTTTTTAGGCGACATTTTACCAGCATCTGATGTACTACCTACCGTATTTACCGTGGTATCTTCTGTACAGTACATATCATAACCACTATTTTGTTCTATCCAATTGTTAGCTGTTATACCATTTATAGCAGGTACAGAGCCTGTGTAAATA
This genomic window contains:
- a CDS encoding SusC/RagA family TonB-linked outer membrane protein, producing the protein MDFGFFNNRISGSVQWYEARTSDILLSRTLPLSTGMIDVTQNIASTKNNGIELEITSRNIQTKNFTWSSTLTYNRKREKITELIDGRDIFPSSGFERSSLLLGRPITSFYTFDKQGIWQLDEAAEAALYKVGNHTFQPGDIKVRDINGDFLINASDLTYVGSTVPNWIAGLQNNFTYKNFDLGVFLIARYGQTIDAEFLGRFNPGGTGNGPEILDYWTPENPTNDFPRPRRGTTLSSYPGYTGYQALNFVDGSFFKLKNLTLGYTLPKIKSGASFYNRVRVYATANNLLTVARSPLIRNYDPERGGAENSPLSRTFVFGLNVGF
- a CDS encoding SusC/RagA family TonB-linked outer membrane protein, coding for MKQVLQNQALVFDLIDDMIVIKPASIAAVDYVVNGTIVDAQGLPLPGASVTIKGTTNGTLTNIDGKFSINIQGQQATTLVVTYLGFKQQEITVNSGQTTVNIVLAADASELDEVVVIGYGTVRKRDLTGSVSSVKAEDIVRTPTHNAIEALQGRVAGADIVRNTGAAGGNSNIVIRGNRSITSNRDDISNRNGPLIIVDGFQGNSIDAINPNDIESIEVLKDASSTAIYGAQGANGVIIVTTKKGTAGKVKVNYDAYYGINTYDFPASRTGESYVKLRREAARTIGMTDDQLIFDGPGELDAVQAGEFVDWMDLVIRDGSQQSHNVSITGGSEKTSVFGSAGYFKEDGMLRGNDFNRYNMRLNLDQTVNNWMKVGFNTQIVYSATNNRQNPLGQATQISPLGTPFNEDGTIRLFPLPDGTTISPLADERSEFIARNNNLRNNIVANAYVSVSPLKGLNFRSNIGTNFNNSRQGIFNDRTSLAQNGPRISVASQNTAFNRYINWDNILTYTKNINDHNLVLTGITSYQQSDVDRLSASGQGQILASQLFYDLNSSSTSITRSIGSAYEGWSNMAYAARINYSYKGKYLFTASGRYDGASRLSPGNKWDFFPSAAIGWNIFEESFMKNIRQVNNLKLRASYGVSGNYNIGVYSTQNTLNSASNMSFGDVPVNSFIFRVL
- a CDS encoding FecR family protein, whose product is MENRIKGILIKYIAGNASDEEKHLAKQWIAENEAQEKAFARLYENWHQQLAQQYTIIDTHKAYDRFVEENIPVKTSYTWLKYAASIFLLCAITLSAYIYQQRNIKIAYQELSVPRGKTQKITLPDGTLVILNAGTKLSYNKDFGSTERTVFLDGEAFFDIAKSKTDIPFIIHAAGFTVRDIGTAFNVKAYQEDGIFETAVKEGKISVEGKLNQQDGEEGKVFINANQLLKINLKKQSELHQAKKVHTPLMITDVKPAYLEEYNGWQNNLLMFENNSFQEIINTLERRFNVEIVLEDPELGSYYYTGTFKPSADVFTVLQIIKETTPITYTLQEKRIIVKNTNQLYHQKPKP
- a CDS encoding RNA polymerase sigma-70 factor, with product MQTANGFEAIFKAYYAKLIFFANRYVNDLHAAEEIVSDAFSFLWERKEQYQFDADFKGYLYKMVQNRAFNYLKHKKIENEYVSYLQKNNLLSETPAFEENPVCYKEFEYYIKEAIENLPQRCKEVFKLSRFEELRNKEIAQQLHISPKTVERQMTIALEKLRFKLQHLLSFIALFFF
- a CDS encoding DUF1003 domain-containing protein — translated: MNKKINYRSILETSDGNLTKLHNIVLKALEEEELISEKLKNNQDLSLGEKMADGVASFGGSWRFIILFSVIIFVWIAINTFWFHNRGFDPYPFILLNLMLSCIAALQAPIIMMSQNRKEERDRLRAEQDYMVNLKAEIEIRTLHDKIDLLITEQMKNLFDIQKVQMESMDKLSKTLHEHLKK
- a CDS encoding zinc metallopeptidase, whose amino-acid sequence is MGLILFIGIAIISFIVQWRFKSKFKQYSEIALSSALSGAEIARKMLADHGINDVEIISVDGQLTDHYNPADRTVNLSPDVYHGRSIAAAAVAAHECGHAVQHARAYSWLQFRSAMVPVVSVASNLVQWVLLIGVMLMAFGNNPIVLAVGVGALAILTVFSFVTLPVEFDASKRALVWLQTNKGIMQTSVEHDQAKNALWWAAMTYVVAALSSLATLMYYAMMLFGRRD
- a CDS encoding GNAT family N-acetyltransferase, giving the protein MEIRKAALQDLPLIQQLAQDIWWPTYKAYISEAQISFMLTQIYQLDALKAQMAEGHSFILLYQDEKAVGFSSYSFSQTVCKIHKLYILPALQGMGAGKQIMNYIGAEAFVHGATLLRLNVNRNNPALHFYQRLGFQIAEEVDIPYYDFILNDYIMERHIEDADC
- a CDS encoding thiamine pyrophosphokinase, with translation MSSHHIIREKQEPALFILNMSGFDEEYLGQLLEWSPTVIVHAPIYDHVVSLGIKIDVVVSKEDVSFALQEHIKIIPCGDDDVTTAVLKYLVAHEYPSVNIITDTFLAKDYLFFVDYLDLVVFADGKKIFPVKPEFSKWKPAQENIYILQEAVQLSTKGLNLIANNHYQTEKDGFYSLSFQQPFIFIAEDL
- a CDS encoding thiamine phosphate synthase, with the protein product MKKFVDTFHYLTQDLPHISHIAQVEIACSQGAKWVQYRCLSKSDEEMLAEIHPIASICDDWGTTLIVTNHIHLVHQADIQGVHIEDMDADISLVRAQIGDDKTLGASANDLATILKHIQNGADYIGCGPFGHTKTKPNNCQHWGIQGYAEAVAALKQAGIDFPLIAAGGVGLNDVADLLKTGIKGVAVSAAVNKAAHQAEAFKQFYNLLH
- the pafA gene encoding alkaline phosphatase PafA, which encodes MKIFKTLILLFIVLNGYSQQKAKSTVAASNPARPKLVVGLVVDQMRWDYLYRYASRYGEGGFKRLLKEGFSCENAHIGYATTQTACGHASIYTGSVPAINGITANNWIEQNSGYDMYCTEDTTVNTVGSTSDAGKMSPKNLLSSTIGDELKLATNFRSKVIGIALKDRGGILPAGHSANAAYWFDDLTGSWISSTYYMQDLPAWVKTFNSQKLVDKYLTQDWNTLYPINTYVQSSVDDNKYEGKFKGEAKPVFPHQIPQIKGSDFNTIRNTPFANTLTLDFAKATIKEEKLGADDITDLLAVSLSSTDYIGHQFGPNSIEIEDTYLRLDKDLAVFLTYLDNTVGKGNYTFFLSADHGAAHNPNFLIDNKINAGYFNTKNISKQLNELLLNKYQAKGLIRAITNYQVNFNYQAIEASKIDIDDLKKDCINFLKKQEGVSFVVDLSNVNEGAVPAKLREKIINAYHIKRSGELQIVLDPAWFQGYGITGTSHGVWNPYDTHIPMVFMGWGIKQGISNRTVSMSDIAPTLSALLRIQEPNGNIGDVVTEALK